The genomic stretch GCTAAATCAATTCCTTCAAAAACTTTTCTATTAGCTTCTTCAAAAGTTAAGTTATTATTTTTTATTAAATCTAAAAAATTTATTGAGGAGTTATATTCTTTTTCAGGATAAGTAAAAGCATAAAGTATTGGAGTTTTCATATTAGCAACTCCCATTTGTGCTATAATGCTTCCATCAACATATTCAACCATAGAATGAATTATACTTTGTGGATGTACAATAACATCAATATCATCATAATCTACATTAAATAACTCATGTGCTTCTATAACTTCAAGCCCTTTATTGACTAAAGTTGAAGAATCAATTGTGATTTTTTTACCCATAGACCAATTTGGATGTTTTAATGCTTGCTCCACAGTAACATTTTCTAAATAAGTTAAATCTTTTCCTCTAAAAGTTCCACCACTTGCTGTTATTATTAATTTTTTCACATTATTTTTTCTAAAACCTTGTAATGATTGAAATAATGCTGAATGTTCACTATCCACTGGAATAATTTCTGCTTTAGGATATTCTTTTAAAAGTTTATTTATATATACCCCTGCTGATACCATTGTTTCCTTATTAGCAAGAGCTATTCTTTTCTCTCTTTTTATAGCTTCAACAGTTGCATCTATACCAATTGCTCCACTTACTGCTGTTAAAATAATATCATAATCAGAATTTTTAGAAAGTTCTGCTAGTCCATTTTCTCCAAAATAAACTTCTTTTATAAAAGGATATTCTTTTTTTAAATTTAAAGCATCTTTTTCAACTCCAACATAAATAGAAAC from Fusobacterium hwasookii encodes the following:
- the dxr gene encoding 1-deoxy-D-xylulose-5-phosphate reductoisomerase; its protein translation is MKKILILGSTGSIGTNALELIRNNKKEYQVVGISGNKNIDLLKKQIEEFKPVSIYVGVEKDALNLKKEYPFIKEVYFGENGLAELSKNSDYDIILTAVSGAIGIDATVEAIKREKRIALANKETMVSAGVYINKLLKEYPKAEIIPVDSEHSALFQSLQGFRKNNVKKLIITASGGTFRGKDLTYLENVTVEQALKHPNWSMGKKITIDSSTLVNKGLEVIEAHELFNVDYDDIDVIVHPQSIIHSMVEYVDGSIIAQMGVANMKTPILYAFTYPEKEYNSSINFLDLIKNNNLTFEEANRKVFEGIDLAYRAGRTGATMPTVFNASNEVAVELFMKKKIKFLDIYRIIEDAMNSHQTVSLDTDNALNIIKEVDRETRKKVREQWER